The following proteins are co-located in the Microbacterium immunditiarum genome:
- a CDS encoding amidohydrolase family protein — protein MTAGIARVIDAHHHLWDRRRAPYPWLGPHLPLLDREVLFDELQPLLARAGVTATVLVQGADNDADTDFLLDQAAEHDEIAAVVAWIPLDEPDRAARRLAELRRNPKFRGIRHGINSEPDPEWILRQVVSEGLRLLEDEGIPFDYVPVRRRHLELVPELVERHPRLRIVIDHLSKPPVRREGREPWWTNIARAAESPMVWAKISGLMPAGGDFTVWAADDLRPFVERAVDAFGPSRLMWGSDWPVIDLAGGYQRALDAALALTADWGDDDRAAVFHDTAAAFYGIGC, from the coding sequence ATGACCGCCGGGATCGCCCGAGTGATCGACGCCCATCACCACCTGTGGGATCGACGCCGTGCCCCCTACCCCTGGCTCGGGCCGCATCTGCCGCTCTTGGATCGCGAGGTGCTGTTCGACGAGCTCCAGCCGCTCCTCGCCCGGGCCGGTGTGACCGCGACCGTGCTCGTCCAGGGCGCCGACAACGACGCCGACACCGACTTCCTCCTCGACCAGGCCGCTGAGCACGATGAGATCGCGGCGGTCGTCGCCTGGATCCCCCTCGATGAGCCGGATCGCGCGGCCCGCCGTCTCGCCGAGCTTCGTCGGAACCCCAAGTTCCGAGGGATCCGACACGGGATCAACTCCGAGCCGGACCCCGAGTGGATCCTGCGCCAGGTCGTCTCGGAGGGCTTGCGCCTCCTCGAGGATGAGGGCATTCCGTTCGACTACGTGCCGGTGCGGCGTCGCCACCTCGAGCTCGTCCCGGAGCTCGTCGAACGCCATCCGCGCCTGCGCATCGTGATCGACCACCTTTCCAAGCCGCCCGTGCGCCGCGAGGGGCGCGAGCCGTGGTGGACGAACATCGCACGCGCCGCGGAGTCGCCGATGGTGTGGGCCAAGATCTCCGGCCTGATGCCGGCCGGCGGAGATTTCACCGTGTGGGCGGCGGACGACCTGCGCCCATTCGTCGAGCGTGCCGTCGACGCATTCGGGCCCTCACGACTCATGTGGGGCAGCGACTGGCCCGTGATCGACCTCGCAGGAGGCTACCAGCGGGCTCTCGACGCCGCGCTCGCGCTCACCGCCGACTGGGGCGACGACGATCGTGCGGCAGTATTCCATGACACCGCCGCCGCGTTCTACGGGATCGGGTGCTGA
- a CDS encoding alpha-hydroxy acid oxidase, whose protein sequence is MTSRRIPRPRDLAPLLRFKRPVLSPTRRRLEAALTIHDLRLVAKRRTPRAAFDFGDGAAESELSLRRARQAFEDVEFHPTVLTDVSDVDTSRDVLGRRSSHPFAIAPIGFTRMMHSEGERAGAAAAAAFGIPFTLSTMGTTSIEDVAAASGDGRRWFQLYLWKDRERSMALVERAAAAGYDTLLVTVDSAVAGSRLRDVRNGMTIPPTLTPRTVIDAIPRPRWWFDFLTTEPLSFASLDRWSGTVAALVDTMFDPRLGYEDLAWIREQWPGRMVVKGVQSLHDARRIAATGVDGIVLSNHGGRQLDRAPVPFHLLPGVVREVGTDVEVWLDTGIMSGADIVAAVALGARNVLVGRAYVYGLMAGGRAGVDRALGILSAQMHRTLQLLGAPTLDDLGPHHVRQLRRLAPVAG, encoded by the coding sequence ATGACCTCCCGCCGTATCCCGAGACCTCGCGATCTCGCGCCGCTCCTGCGATTCAAGCGTCCGGTGCTGTCGCCCACCCGTCGCCGGCTCGAGGCGGCGCTCACGATTCACGACCTGCGCCTCGTCGCGAAGCGCCGCACCCCGCGTGCGGCCTTCGACTTCGGCGACGGTGCGGCCGAGAGCGAGCTCTCGCTGCGGCGCGCGCGTCAAGCGTTCGAGGACGTCGAATTCCATCCGACGGTGCTCACGGACGTGTCGGATGTCGACACGTCGCGGGATGTGCTGGGCCGACGAAGCAGTCATCCGTTCGCGATCGCCCCGATCGGGTTCACGCGCATGATGCACAGCGAGGGGGAGCGTGCGGGGGCGGCAGCCGCCGCGGCGTTCGGCATCCCGTTCACGCTCTCGACGATGGGCACGACGTCGATCGAGGACGTGGCGGCTGCGAGCGGAGACGGTCGTCGCTGGTTCCAGCTCTACCTCTGGAAGGACCGAGAGCGCTCGATGGCGCTGGTCGAGCGAGCCGCCGCGGCGGGCTACGACACGCTCCTCGTGACCGTCGACTCCGCCGTCGCCGGCTCGCGGCTGCGCGACGTGCGCAACGGAATGACCATTCCGCCGACGCTCACGCCCCGCACGGTCATCGACGCGATCCCGCGGCCGCGGTGGTGGTTCGACTTCCTCACCACCGAGCCGCTTTCGTTCGCCTCGCTCGACCGCTGGAGCGGCACCGTAGCGGCACTCGTCGACACGATGTTCGATCCGCGGCTCGGCTATGAGGATCTCGCGTGGATCCGCGAACAGTGGCCGGGGAGGATGGTCGTCAAGGGCGTGCAGTCCCTCCACGACGCGAGGCGCATCGCCGCGACGGGGGTCGACGGCATCGTGCTCTCGAACCACGGCGGGCGTCAGCTCGACCGCGCGCCGGTTCCGTTCCACCTGCTGCCGGGCGTCGTACGCGAGGTCGGCACCGATGTCGAGGTCTGGCTAGACACGGGGATCATGTCGGGTGCCGATATCGTCGCTGCGGTCGCCCTCGGTGCGCGCAACGTGCTCGTCGGGCGCGCGTACGTATACGGGCTCATGGCCGGCGGGCGCGCCGGCGTCGACCGCGCGCTCGGCATCCTATCGGCGCAGATGCACCGCACGCTGCAGCTCCTCGGCGCCCCCACGCTCGACGACCTCGGGCCACATCACGTGAGGCAACTGCGGCGGCTCGCTCCGGTCGCGGGGTGA
- a CDS encoding polysaccharide deacetylase family protein, producing the protein MTRRLTLTFDNGPVPGITETVLDVLRERGLTATFFVVGTDLQKPGRRDLVAQARAEGHRVGNHTMTHSVLLGRTDDPAAPEKEIVASQHLLRDLASEERFFRPWGGGGVLGPHLLSPRAVQTLERGGYSLVLWNSVPRDWEDAIGWPARARADIDRQGWTVIVLHDNSPAVAQLAGFLDAVIADGVEIRSDFPDECVPIRRGVRTGSLDGLVSV; encoded by the coding sequence ATGACGCGACGGCTGACGCTCACGTTCGACAATGGGCCGGTGCCGGGCATCACCGAGACCGTGCTCGACGTGCTGCGTGAGCGCGGCCTCACCGCGACATTCTTCGTCGTGGGCACCGACCTCCAGAAGCCCGGTCGGCGCGATCTCGTCGCGCAGGCGCGAGCCGAGGGCCACCGAGTCGGCAACCACACGATGACCCACAGCGTGCTGCTCGGGCGGACTGACGACCCCGCGGCGCCCGAGAAGGAGATCGTCGCCAGCCAACACCTTCTCCGCGACCTCGCCTCCGAGGAGCGCTTCTTCCGGCCCTGGGGTGGTGGCGGCGTCCTCGGACCGCATCTGCTGAGTCCTCGCGCTGTGCAGACGCTCGAGCGGGGCGGCTATTCGCTCGTGCTTTGGAACAGCGTGCCACGCGACTGGGAGGATGCGATCGGATGGCCGGCGCGCGCCCGAGCCGACATCGACCGGCAGGGTTGGACGGTAATCGTGCTTCACGACAACTCCCCCGCCGTTGCGCAGCTCGCCGGATTCCTCGACGCCGTCATCGCCGACGGAGTCGAGATCCGCTCCGATTTCCCGGACGAGTGCGTCCCGATCCGGCGCGGTGTGCGAACGGGGTCGCTCGACGGACTCGTCTCAGTTTGA
- a CDS encoding SMP-30/gluconolactonase/LRE family protein — MEVEGSAVGTSFREIARGIGFTEGPVWLGGGRLAVTSTSRGQVATLALDGTPDTSIQRWVETGGGPNGLALARDGRLAVLQNATFRTRSTRPVASGIQVVDGDEVIDLAIPASVAPNDGAYGPDGALWFTDPGTDEERGLTPRVRRWEPATGDVATVAEGIAFPNGLAFSADASELFVADSQGHCIVRHPVRGATLGESETFAAIPGTEPDGIAFDTGGNLYVAAFASDEVVVIDPMGSVVRRLPTGEGSRPTNLCFAGDDLRTLVVTLASGGRVVAFDDLAQGLPL, encoded by the coding sequence ATGGAGGTCGAAGGGAGCGCCGTGGGCACGTCATTCCGCGAGATCGCCCGAGGCATCGGGTTCACAGAGGGCCCGGTCTGGCTCGGCGGCGGACGCCTGGCCGTCACGAGCACGTCCCGCGGGCAAGTCGCAACGCTCGCCCTCGACGGCACCCCCGACACTTCCATCCAGCGTTGGGTGGAGACCGGCGGAGGGCCGAACGGACTCGCCCTCGCACGTGACGGTCGGCTCGCCGTGTTGCAGAACGCGACATTCCGCACCCGCTCCACGAGACCCGTCGCCTCGGGCATCCAGGTGGTCGACGGCGACGAGGTGATAGACCTCGCGATCCCCGCGAGCGTCGCACCCAACGACGGGGCCTATGGGCCGGACGGCGCCCTTTGGTTCACCGACCCCGGCACCGACGAGGAGCGCGGCCTCACACCGCGGGTGCGCCGCTGGGAACCCGCGACCGGCGACGTGGCAACCGTGGCCGAGGGCATCGCCTTCCCGAACGGCCTCGCGTTCAGCGCCGACGCGAGCGAGTTGTTCGTGGCGGATTCCCAGGGCCACTGCATCGTCCGGCACCCCGTGCGCGGCGCGACCCTCGGTGAATCGGAGACGTTCGCCGCGATACCCGGGACCGAGCCAGACGGAATCGCCTTCGATACAGGCGGCAACCTTTACGTCGCCGCGTTCGCCTCCGACGAGGTCGTCGTCATCGACCCCATGGGTTCCGTCGTCCGACGTCTCCCCACAGGCGAGGGATCACGGCCGACGAACCTCTGCTTCGCCGGCGACGACCTGCGGACCCTCGTCGTCACCCTCGCGAGCGGCGGTCGCGTCGTCGCATTCGACGACCTCGCCCAAGGGCTGCCGCTATGA
- a CDS encoding SMP-30/gluconolactonase/LRE family protein, giving the protein MIELLHAADRLRALLDPDAGFETIASGFVFTEGPAWQPATSTLTFSDLRGDARWSWRADRGARLEARPAWKVNGATVDLDGSVLLCEHVSSSVVRVRADGAREIVAFHFEGTYLNSPNDVVVRSDGSVWFTDSNYGRWRHIVGVERPFELGFQGVYRVPPGGGAAQLVVARDEFEQPNGLCFSPDESVLYVDDVDDLKSFDVRADDTLGPARVMCSGMGSAGAETGNPDGMRCDEHGNVWVAARDGVWVFDRAGELLGIVRTPEVCANLTWGGDDWRTLFLCTSTTVRTLRTRVASDPRARHGVPR; this is encoded by the coding sequence ATGATCGAACTCCTCCACGCCGCCGACCGACTGCGCGCGCTCCTCGACCCCGACGCCGGCTTCGAGACGATCGCCTCCGGTTTCGTCTTCACTGAGGGGCCGGCGTGGCAGCCGGCGACCTCCACGCTCACCTTCAGCGACCTCCGCGGCGACGCACGCTGGAGCTGGCGCGCCGACCGAGGCGCCCGGCTCGAGGCGCGCCCCGCGTGGAAGGTCAATGGTGCGACCGTCGACCTCGACGGGTCGGTCCTGCTCTGCGAGCACGTCTCGAGCTCGGTGGTTCGGGTGCGCGCCGATGGCGCACGGGAGATTGTGGCGTTCCACTTCGAGGGCACATACCTCAACAGCCCCAACGACGTGGTCGTGCGCTCCGACGGCAGCGTCTGGTTCACCGACTCGAACTACGGCAGGTGGCGGCACATCGTCGGGGTCGAGCGGCCCTTCGAGCTCGGCTTCCAGGGCGTCTATCGCGTGCCCCCTGGCGGCGGGGCCGCCCAACTCGTCGTCGCACGGGACGAGTTCGAGCAGCCGAACGGGTTGTGCTTCTCCCCCGACGAGTCCGTGCTCTATGTCGACGACGTCGACGACCTCAAATCATTCGACGTGCGCGCCGACGACACTCTCGGCCCCGCTCGCGTCATGTGCTCGGGTATGGGGAGTGCGGGCGCCGAGACGGGCAACCCCGATGGGATGCGCTGCGACGAGCACGGCAACGTGTGGGTCGCCGCACGTGACGGCGTGTGGGTGTTCGATCGCGCGGGCGAGCTGCTCGGAATCGTCCGTACGCCCGAGGTATGCGCGAACCTCACCTGGGGCGGCGACGACTGGCGCACCCTGTTCCTGTGCACGTCGACGACGGTGCGCACACTCCGCACCCGCGTCGCGTCGGATCCCCGGGCGCGGCACGGCGTACCGCGGTGA
- a CDS encoding branched-chain amino acid ABC transporter permease, translating into MDLYISAAISGVAVGLLYGMIGFAIVMLYKSTGVANFAQGTLATLGAFVAWALVTDAGLPLLAAVPIALVASGVFGIIVYFLVIRPRASAGNLNITVRTLGLSLLLLAIMEWRWGALAPYRHPTIVQGEGIQIASVVLPAQSLLIAAVAAVIMVVLWALFRYTRAGLSFRALAEQPDTARLLGLRATRLSAATWGLSAILGTIVGVLLAPSAFLAPAMMEPYLLFTFTGIVLGGLTSLPGALLGSVIVGIISNVTIVAFNLEAGVLVVFAILLIVMLLRPQGLLGKQEAVRL; encoded by the coding sequence ATGGATCTGTACATCTCCGCCGCGATCAGCGGGGTCGCCGTCGGCCTGCTCTACGGGATGATCGGCTTCGCCATCGTCATGCTGTACAAGTCGACGGGCGTGGCGAACTTCGCGCAGGGGACGCTCGCGACTCTCGGCGCGTTCGTCGCCTGGGCACTCGTCACCGATGCGGGGCTCCCGTTGCTGGCGGCGGTGCCGATCGCGCTGGTCGCGTCTGGGGTGTTCGGGATCATCGTCTACTTCCTCGTGATCCGCCCGCGTGCGAGCGCCGGCAACCTCAACATCACGGTCCGTACGCTCGGGCTGTCACTGCTCCTGCTGGCGATCATGGAGTGGCGGTGGGGGGCCCTGGCCCCCTACCGCCACCCCACGATCGTGCAGGGCGAGGGCATCCAGATCGCTTCGGTCGTGCTGCCGGCGCAGAGCCTGCTCATCGCAGCCGTCGCGGCGGTCATCATGGTGGTGCTGTGGGCGCTGTTCCGCTATACCCGCGCGGGGCTGAGCTTCCGCGCCCTCGCCGAGCAGCCCGACACCGCGCGGCTGCTCGGGCTGCGCGCAACGCGGCTCAGTGCCGCCACGTGGGGCCTGAGCGCCATCCTCGGCACGATCGTCGGAGTGCTGCTCGCGCCGAGCGCCTTCCTCGCTCCGGCGATGATGGAGCCGTACCTCCTCTTCACATTCACGGGCATCGTGCTCGGAGGACTCACGAGCCTTCCCGGCGCGCTCCTGGGGAGCGTCATCGTCGGAATCATCTCCAACGTCACCATCGTGGCGTTCAATCTCGAAGCCGGCGTGCTCGTCGTCTTCGCCATCCTCCTCATCGTCATGCTGCTGCGCCCGCAGGGACTCCTCGGCAAGCAGGAAGCGGTCCGGCTGTGA
- a CDS encoding ABC transporter substrate-binding protein has product MRISSARKFTPLAVGVAALALILTACSGGGTGGDGDGEVGVTDDTIRLAASQTLSGPGAASCAPSTDAAKLYFDKVNAEGGIDGRMIDFEVIDDAYDPQRALANVRGFIDSKFAMVGACGSATAAAVYKTLSSAGMPFLFPTNGVAEVVKPAAPGVFQILPLYEDQTAALVHYAFEEFGAGSIFVVVNPLGEYESAIERAREAAEKGGGEFAGSAVAQLGTTDYTPIALQIKEAAPDFVVISTGGSDSAKFVNALVDQNALPAKGVLGTSAAVAGSFLNSYNVAAAEHLYLGSATQLPAAPDNECIELLSEGDFANDPIAHIGCASAMGIVQAMRQTSPLTREGLMKTIESWSGEDVSPGVFAPVSFSAEDHIGLATLYIVQPKGSEFNIIAQCPYSEEDSAAGGCTAAG; this is encoded by the coding sequence ATGCGGATCTCATCCGCTCGGAAGTTCACGCCCCTCGCGGTGGGCGTCGCGGCACTGGCCCTCATCCTCACGGCCTGCTCCGGCGGCGGAACCGGAGGCGACGGAGACGGCGAGGTCGGCGTCACCGACGACACCATCCGCCTCGCGGCATCCCAGACTCTCAGCGGCCCCGGTGCCGCGAGCTGCGCGCCCAGCACCGATGCGGCGAAGCTCTACTTCGACAAGGTCAACGCCGAAGGCGGCATCGACGGTCGCATGATCGACTTCGAGGTGATCGACGACGCGTACGACCCGCAGCGCGCGCTCGCGAATGTGCGCGGCTTCATCGACAGCAAGTTCGCGATGGTCGGCGCGTGCGGCTCCGCGACGGCCGCGGCGGTCTACAAGACGCTGAGCTCGGCCGGAATGCCGTTCCTGTTCCCGACCAACGGCGTCGCGGAGGTCGTCAAGCCCGCAGCGCCCGGGGTCTTCCAGATCCTGCCCCTCTACGAAGACCAGACCGCGGCGCTCGTGCACTATGCCTTCGAGGAGTTCGGCGCCGGCAGCATCTTCGTCGTCGTCAACCCGCTCGGTGAGTACGAGTCCGCGATCGAACGCGCCCGCGAGGCGGCGGAGAAGGGCGGCGGCGAGTTCGCCGGCTCGGCGGTCGCGCAGCTCGGCACGACCGACTACACGCCGATCGCGCTCCAGATCAAAGAAGCAGCGCCCGACTTCGTCGTCATCAGCACGGGTGGCAGCGACAGCGCCAAGTTCGTCAACGCGCTCGTCGACCAGAACGCGCTCCCGGCCAAGGGAGTCCTCGGCACGAGTGCCGCGGTCGCGGGGTCGTTCCTCAACTCGTACAACGTCGCTGCCGCCGAGCACCTCTACCTCGGCTCCGCCACTCAGCTGCCCGCGGCGCCCGACAACGAGTGCATCGAACTGCTCTCCGAGGGCGATTTCGCCAACGACCCCATCGCACACATCGGATGCGCCTCTGCGATGGGAATCGTCCAGGCGATGCGGCAGACCTCGCCGCTCACGCGCGAAGGCCTCATGAAGACGATCGAGTCGTGGAGCGGGGAGGACGTCTCGCCCGGGGTGTTCGCCCCCGTGAGCTTCTCCGCCGAGGACCACATCGGCCTCGCGACGCTGTACATCGTTCAGCCCAAGGGCTCTGAGTTCAACATCATCGCGCAGTGCCCGTACAGCGAGGAAGACTCGGCGGCCGGCGGCTGCACGGCGGCCGGCTGA
- a CDS encoding fumarylacetoacetate hydrolase family protein has protein sequence MRLANLAGRLVLVDGDRALDVERSSGGTFSSDPQSVFERWDEFCAWAQAAHVADGERFDPRRLGSPVPSPRQLFAVGLNYRDHVDEVGLAHDVPVVFTKYVSSIAGPYEDIPHPGGEVDWEVELVAVIGRGGHGIREEDAWSHVAGLTIGQDISERITQHVGVTPQFSLGKSFPKFAPMGPVLVTPDELANPDDVALETVVNGETVQSSRTSLMTSSVSRLIVQLSSITTLLPGDAIFTGTPSGVGLGMVPPRYLNVGDELVTRIEGVGELRNRIVAGQAVA, from the coding sequence ATGCGCCTAGCCAACCTCGCCGGACGGCTCGTTCTCGTCGACGGCGATCGCGCCCTCGACGTCGAACGGTCCAGTGGCGGCACCTTCTCCTCCGACCCTCAATCCGTGTTCGAGCGCTGGGACGAGTTCTGCGCGTGGGCGCAGGCAGCCCACGTCGCCGACGGCGAGAGGTTCGACCCGCGCCGGCTCGGGTCGCCCGTTCCGAGCCCCCGCCAGCTTTTCGCCGTCGGGCTCAACTATCGCGACCATGTCGACGAGGTGGGCCTCGCGCACGACGTGCCCGTCGTGTTCACGAAGTACGTCTCCTCGATCGCCGGGCCTTACGAGGACATCCCGCACCCCGGCGGAGAGGTCGACTGGGAGGTCGAACTCGTCGCCGTGATCGGCCGTGGCGGCCATGGCATCCGTGAAGAGGACGCCTGGAGCCACGTCGCGGGCCTCACGATCGGTCAGGACATCTCCGAGCGCATCACGCAGCACGTCGGGGTGACGCCGCAGTTCAGCCTCGGCAAGTCGTTCCCGAAGTTCGCGCCCATGGGGCCCGTCCTCGTCACACCCGACGAGCTCGCCAACCCCGACGACGTCGCCCTCGAGACCGTCGTCAACGGCGAGACCGTGCAGAGCTCGCGCACGTCGCTGATGACCTCCTCGGTCAGTCGCCTCATCGTGCAGCTCTCGAGCATCACGACGCTGCTGCCCGGCGACGCCATCTTCACGGGCACGCCCTCGGGCGTCGGGCTCGGGATGGTGCCGCCGCGCTACCTCAACGTCGGCGACGAACTCGTCACGCGCATCGAGGGCGTCGGCGAGCTGCGCAACCGCATCGTCGCCGGGCAGGCGGTCGCATGA
- a CDS encoding ABC transporter permease subunit — translation MIIGDAKNRTLVPSLVIAGGVTVAGLVLPLDTTLEFTLIAAVAWAIAAIGLDVLVGFTGQISFGQAAFVAIGAYATSALRIHAGFPTPLAVVVGVGVTGVIALLLGSIVVRYRIFGIAVATLFFGYLTMTALMGDVLRPVFGGANGLAVPEYELVGSHGKPYLLLTCVVLLIVVFVTCSLTDSQTGRALRLVKTNEAVAAAAGIRVRRMKMLSFTYCCVLAAIAGVLYAGVVGYLGPEGFGIKQSVNIFAMLVVGGAGTVGGPILGALLVTILPGYLLRDGHVSAVVFAAVLLFFLILLPEGIYGLGQRVGAWIARMVPALGRFASRRRSAHVRRVAPDPDAATATVGGASRVVDETAEADAGIPALEADGIEVTFGGFVALSDVDLRIRAGSVHAIIGPNGAGKTTLLNAVSGLYVPAKGDIRVFGESTRGVPPHRIRQRGVVRTFQTPAIVPDLDVLDNVKLGLDADEKGSFWTDLLGRLATGRRERALDAEAHWALDAVGIDESRRALLAKNLDLSEQKRVEIARGLVGHARLLLLDEPTAGLSVKQMESLGATLKDVHRRFGLTIMVISHHIGFILDIADEMTVLDYGRVIGNGEPAEVLARPEIAATFMGVESDPVDETAGTEGS, via the coding sequence ATGATCATCGGCGACGCCAAGAACCGCACGCTCGTCCCGAGCCTCGTCATCGCGGGTGGGGTGACCGTCGCGGGCCTCGTGCTCCCGCTGGACACCACACTCGAGTTCACCCTCATCGCCGCGGTCGCCTGGGCCATCGCCGCGATCGGGCTCGATGTGCTCGTGGGCTTCACGGGACAGATCTCCTTCGGGCAGGCTGCGTTCGTCGCGATAGGGGCGTACGCGACATCCGCCTTACGAATACATGCCGGCTTTCCCACACCACTCGCGGTCGTCGTGGGAGTGGGGGTGACGGGTGTCATCGCACTGCTGCTCGGGAGCATCGTCGTGAGGTACCGGATCTTCGGGATCGCCGTCGCGACGCTCTTCTTCGGGTACCTCACGATGACGGCGCTCATGGGCGACGTGCTCCGTCCGGTGTTCGGCGGCGCCAACGGGCTCGCGGTGCCCGAGTACGAGCTGGTCGGCTCGCACGGCAAGCCCTACCTCCTGCTCACGTGCGTCGTGCTGCTCATCGTCGTGTTCGTGACCTGCTCCCTCACGGACTCGCAGACCGGTCGCGCGCTGCGTCTGGTGAAGACGAATGAAGCGGTCGCGGCGGCGGCCGGCATCCGCGTCCGTCGGATGAAGATGCTGTCCTTCACCTACTGCTGCGTGCTTGCCGCGATTGCGGGCGTGCTGTACGCGGGTGTGGTGGGCTATCTCGGCCCGGAGGGCTTCGGCATCAAGCAGTCTGTCAACATCTTCGCGATGCTCGTCGTGGGTGGGGCCGGTACGGTCGGAGGTCCGATCCTCGGTGCGCTGCTGGTCACGATCCTGCCCGGATACCTGCTGCGCGACGGCCACGTGTCGGCTGTCGTGTTCGCCGCAGTGCTGCTGTTCTTCCTCATCCTTCTGCCCGAGGGCATCTACGGGCTCGGGCAGCGCGTCGGGGCGTGGATCGCGCGGATGGTCCCCGCGCTCGGGCGCTTCGCGTCACGTCGGCGGTCGGCGCACGTGCGCCGAGTCGCCCCCGATCCCGACGCCGCGACAGCCACCGTCGGCGGAGCATCCCGCGTCGTCGACGAGACCGCAGAGGCGGATGCCGGCATCCCGGCGCTCGAGGCGGACGGCATCGAAGTCACCTTCGGCGGGTTCGTCGCACTCTCCGACGTCGACCTGCGCATCCGGGCCGGAAGCGTTCACGCGATCATCGGCCCCAACGGCGCCGGGAAGACGACGCTGCTGAACGCGGTGTCGGGCCTGTACGTGCCGGCGAAGGGCGACATCCGGGTGTTCGGGGAATCGACACGCGGAGTGCCGCCGCACCGCATCCGGCAGCGCGGGGTCGTCCGCACCTTCCAGACGCCCGCCATCGTGCCCGATCTCGACGTGCTCGACAATGTCAAGCTCGGCCTCGATGCCGACGAGAAGGGCTCATTCTGGACCGACCTGCTGGGTCGGTTGGCCACGGGCCGCCGTGAGCGCGCGCTCGACGCGGAGGCGCACTGGGCGCTCGACGCCGTGGGCATCGACGAGAGCCGTCGCGCGCTGCTCGCGAAGAACCTCGACCTCAGCGAACAGAAGCGGGTCGAGATCGCGCGTGGACTCGTTGGCCACGCCCGCTTGCTGCTGCTCGACGAGCCGACGGCGGGCCTCTCCGTCAAGCAGATGGAGAGCCTCGGCGCGACACTCAAGGACGTCCACCGCCGGTTCGGGCTCACGATCATGGTGATCTCGCACCACATCGGGTTCATCCTCGACATCGCCGACGAGATGACGGTGCTCGACTATGGGCGGGTCATCGGCAACGGGGAGCCCGCCGAGGTGCTGGCGCGTCCTGAGATCGCGGCGACCTTCATGGGCGTCGAGTCCGACCCGGTCGATGAGACCGCAGGAACGGAGGGATCATGA